In the Acanthochromis polyacanthus isolate Apoly-LR-REF ecotype Palm Island chromosome 20, KAUST_Apoly_ChrSc, whole genome shotgun sequence genome, tttgTTGATATGGAGTATCTTACCTTGTTACGCCACGTCCCCACACGCTGGTTGAGCTTGCTCCCTGCAATAAATCGACTGGTGAGCATCTGGCCTGCTgtgaaaagttattttttgtcgCTGGGCCAGGAGGAATGCCCCCGTGCCATTTGGGATGCGCTCAAGGGGCACGAGCATGGCGAACAAGATGATCCAAATGAGCTTGAAATCACGTTCTTCTTCCTTCAGAATGTTCTCAAAATATTCTCCACAGCTGTCCTCAGTCTTGAAAGCAACAGTCTCACTTCAGTTGAGGTATATGGAGTGATGAACGACCTCCgagtcaaactgcagcagcgCAAAAACGACGCTTTCTTTGGCACAAAAGTGGATGATATTATGGCTTCCTCTCCCAGCAATAAAGTTGACCGGCTACGCCAAGAGTTTAGCTCTTTCTTACAAGTTGCTGTGGATTACTTGGAGAAGTGGTTCGACTTTTCACAAACTGGATATCTCTACAATGTACAGTGTTTAAATATCAAGGAACAAAGAGAGATCAGATACAGTAAACTTAAAGACGCAGTGTGCGCTCTTAACATGGAAGAGCATCTGGACTTGGATGAGCTCTATAACGAAAACTGCGCTCTGAAGAATGTATTGGCCCATCTGGACACGAGCAGCAACTCAGTTGGCGATCTTTGGGCCCAAGTACTGAAGACCCCGTCCACGTTTCCGCAGTTTACAAAATTATTGTCCTTCGTCCTCAGCGTTCCTGTGAGCAATGCTTACTCAGAGCGGGTCTTCTCCATCATGAAAGGCGCTTGGACTGACGTGCGAAACAGGTGTTCAATGGAGCTTGTCCGTGCagagataaaaattaaaatgaatctgGCTATGACCTGTGCAGAGTTCTACAAATTCATCCTGGAGAACAAGAAGGCCCTCTTTGCTGTGAAATCATCCGCGAAATACAGCAACAGCACCGAGTCGTCACAAAAGCCTCCTTCGAGGTAGAAGCCAGACTATGAAAGATGCGTTTTACCCTTTACCTTGTTATAATAACAGTCACTGATTcccgtttttttgtctcataggcaaacaaatgaagacaacaccCGTGGCAGCAGAGATATGGGAGAAACGTCATAATCTAATAAAAACCGTTGCCAAGAGATTTTAGTTTATGAATTAATTAGGCCTATGCTAAGagtttaaatgaattaaaattaccttttttttgttctgtttttaagcAGGCCTACAATGAACTGTTTTCAGTTGGGCAACTTGTCAAAATACAATGCTTGTTGTTAAATAAAACTATAACttctaaagaaataaatgtgtaaatgtcttcgaaattaataataataataaaattaaaaaaaagaaaaaagaaaaacagtgtacCCCCCCCCGGCACAGCGTCCCGGATTTTAGTCATTGCCATCTGGTCACCCTaaccgagagagagagagagagagagagagagagagagagagagagagagagagagagagagagagagagagagagagcgagcacTGCTTCCGCCACACCTTTAAAGGCTCCCCAGGGTCCTAAACCCATCCCCTTACACTAAGATGGCCGTcacgacgccgccgactccgtcttgagacatctcgtcaatgacgtatatatagagctAGACCGCTCACTGCTCGGCGGACAACagctctatatatacgtcattgcatctagtgttttttttatatatctaTGGGTTCTAATATGACTGCTCCTCTACCGTTTCCTGTAAATCACATGACTCCAGCTAACTCCTCCTAGCTGTGGGCTTCCTTTCTTCAACAGATGTTCTGATGCTGCTCAGCTGAAGACACATTTACTAACAGAGCTGTGGacagactgatcagagatgcgaTGGTGCTGCAGTTGTTGTTCCAACACTGAAAGAAGAATGATGCC is a window encoding:
- the LOC127531426 gene encoding uncharacterized protein LOC127531426 encodes the protein MEVNNAPEKSDEPPAKKKRLCKYREEWTRKYTWVTAAFGDVNKAFCKVCRKDFSISHGGESDLKSHASGKQHVNNTNAVQTNTLLSSFFKPQDDSVYSKVAAAELTSVFHCVSHQQSYRSLDCAMKLTPKLYQDSAIAKLISCGRTKAEALVTNVLAPLASDFTHSLGTEQLFFSIATDASNKGNVKTFPLSVRFWTPEQGIQNRVLDFYEQAEESADAITDMLLKKLKENNLLIHNVSAFSADNAPVNYGKRHSVYQNLKQKNSKIIPANCPAHIIHNAVKRACNVLQVDVENIVLKSFNHFSCSAKRVASLKEMFEFVDMEYLTLLRHVPTRWLSLLPAINRLVSIWPAVKSYFLSLGQEECPRAIWDALKGHEHGEQDDPNELEITFFFLQNVLKIFSTAVLSLESNSLTSVEVYGVMNDLRVKLQQRKNDAFFGTKVDDIMASSPSNKVDRLRQEFSSFLQVAVDYLEKWFDFSQTGYLYNVQCLNIKEQREIRYSKLKDAVCALNMEEHLDLDELYNENCALKNVLAHLDTSSNSVGDLWAQVLKTPSTFPQFTKLLSFVLSVPVSNAYSERVFSIMKGAWTDVRNRCSMELVRAEIKIKMNLAMTCAEFYKFILENKKALFAVKSSAKYSNSTESSQKPPSRQTNEDNTRGSRDMGETS